Proteins encoded in a region of the Stieleria neptunia genome:
- a CDS encoding dodecin — translation MPGHVYKKIEITGTSKTSIEDAVANAIAQASKTVREMRWFEVTETRGDIIEGKIGHWQVTIKIGFTLEQ, via the coding sequence ATGCCAGGCCACGTCTACAAAAAGATCGAGATCACCGGGACGTCCAAAACATCCATCGAAGACGCCGTGGCAAATGCAATCGCTCAGGCGTCCAAGACCGTGCGTGAGATGCGTTGGTTTGAAGTCACCGAAACTCGCGGCGACATCATTGAAGGCAAAATCGGTCATTGGCAAGTCACCATCAAGATCGGCTTCACGCTCGAGCAGTGA
- a CDS encoding transaldolase family protein encodes MSNLDTAKSIEIISLDSPQVERIADFVRDGIDLDSPPHTVQSSSFWQRINGAETSLWIDSGDIESIDRLWNEQFSGLTTNNTLLNREIQNGIYDDLIPSAQDVVGNLSEQALVREIAFILNVRHALRLVERFRCDVSVELHTDVANDSEATLAYARRCHQICPEFFVVKVPLTPAGLIAIKQLRDEDIRVNCTLGFSARQNYVATALSRPSFVNVFLGRLNSYVAENQLGDGNLVGEKTTLASQGEVATFTRGLPTTDTRQIAASLRDASQLPRLAGVDVITMPTKVARQAEEALQDPWQSQLHDTYDVYLDDKVDPETVQLEKLWAVRKIERSFVQKAILSPPTDAAELRLMAADYDLEDLFPVMADEELSTIAEDGKIPNHQRWQERIVRGDIAIDSLMTLAGLASFADAQAKLDQRISEHLR; translated from the coding sequence ATGTCAAACTTAGACACGGCCAAATCAATCGAAATCATCTCCCTCGATTCTCCGCAGGTCGAGCGTATCGCTGACTTTGTCCGCGATGGCATCGACCTGGATTCGCCACCGCACACGGTCCAGTCGAGTTCGTTCTGGCAACGAATCAACGGTGCTGAAACATCGCTTTGGATCGATAGCGGAGACATCGAGTCGATCGATCGGCTCTGGAACGAACAGTTCAGTGGGCTCACGACCAACAACACGTTGTTGAACCGCGAGATTCAAAACGGAATCTATGACGACCTGATTCCGTCGGCTCAAGACGTGGTTGGCAACCTGTCCGAACAAGCGTTGGTGCGCGAGATCGCATTCATCCTGAATGTCCGTCACGCGTTGCGGTTGGTCGAGCGGTTTCGCTGCGACGTGAGTGTCGAACTTCATACCGATGTCGCCAACGACAGCGAAGCGACCTTGGCTTATGCGAGACGCTGTCATCAGATCTGTCCCGAGTTTTTTGTCGTCAAGGTGCCGCTCACACCCGCGGGCCTGATTGCGATCAAGCAACTCCGTGACGAAGACATTCGTGTCAATTGTACGCTCGGGTTCAGCGCCCGGCAGAACTACGTTGCCACCGCACTCTCGCGGCCGTCGTTCGTGAATGTGTTTCTGGGGCGATTGAACTCCTATGTCGCTGAGAATCAATTGGGCGACGGAAATCTGGTCGGAGAGAAAACGACGTTGGCCAGTCAAGGCGAAGTCGCGACGTTCACCCGCGGCTTGCCAACGACCGACACGCGACAGATCGCCGCCAGCCTCCGCGACGCTTCGCAGTTGCCGCGTCTGGCCGGTGTCGATGTGATCACGATGCCTACCAAAGTCGCTCGCCAGGCGGAGGAGGCACTGCAGGATCCGTGGCAATCTCAACTCCACGACACGTACGATGTCTATCTCGATGACAAGGTTGATCCTGAAACGGTGCAATTGGAAAAGTTGTGGGCGGTGCGAAAGATCGAGCGGTCGTTCGTGCAGAAGGCGATCCTCTCCCCTCCGACGGATGCTGCGGAGTTGAGGTTGATGGCCGCTGATTACGATCTGGAAGACTTGTTCCCGGTGATGGCGGACGAGGAGTTGAGCACGATTGCCGAAGACGGAAAGATTCCCAACCACCAACGCTGGCAAGAGCGGATCGTCCGCGGCGACATCGCGATTGACAGTCTGATGACCTTGGCGGGGCTGGCGTCGTTTGCGGACGCTCAAGCTAAACTGGATCAGCGGATTTCAGAGCACCTGCGTTGA
- a CDS encoding DedA family protein produces the protein MSNWIHDILDQFGLVGVGLMMLVENIFPPIPSEVVMPWAGYAVSQGDLSFMGVVTVGSVGSFLGALLWYLFANWLGQERLTAWVQRHGWWLTLSCSDIERMDKWFERWGHWAVFSCRMIPGLRTLISVPAGFAAMPIGKFCLYTALGTVLWTALLAALGWWLADHYEQLVAPLSWVSTVVVAGLFVWWLARFVKDGWGRHVAKP, from the coding sequence ATGAGCAACTGGATTCACGATATTCTTGATCAATTTGGTCTTGTCGGCGTCGGTCTGATGATGCTGGTCGAGAACATTTTTCCACCCATCCCGTCTGAAGTGGTCATGCCGTGGGCCGGCTACGCCGTCAGCCAAGGTGACCTGTCGTTTATGGGCGTGGTCACAGTGGGTAGCGTCGGTTCCTTTCTCGGTGCCCTGTTGTGGTACCTCTTCGCCAACTGGTTGGGGCAGGAACGATTGACCGCGTGGGTGCAGCGGCACGGCTGGTGGCTGACTCTCTCCTGTTCCGACATCGAGCGAATGGACAAGTGGTTCGAGCGATGGGGGCATTGGGCGGTGTTCAGTTGTCGAATGATCCCGGGGTTGCGAACCCTGATCAGCGTGCCGGCGGGATTTGCCGCCATGCCGATCGGGAAATTCTGTCTGTACACCGCGCTGGGAACGGTGCTCTGGACCGCGCTGCTGGCCGCATTGGGGTGGTGGTTGGCTGATCATTACGAGCAATTGGTGGCACCGTTGAGCTGGGTGAGCACTGTCGTTGTTGCCGGTCTGTTTGTTTGGTGGCTGGCCCGGTTCGTCAAAGACGGGTGGGGCCGACACGTGGCCAAGCCGTGA